One window from the genome of Echinicola vietnamensis DSM 17526 encodes:
- a CDS encoding outer membrane beta-barrel protein, giving the protein MKYLICIGLLVSSLLCHGQTREKGDIEFIPIIGYSASYQLQSLLFGSSSVSGIQLGTYGNYFFNNQWSLRAGLSYQKMGTNTIDALIFANEYSERTTYITVPLTVNYHFGTKRNWFVNYGVGIGFLTNAEADYNDGNGFVDINRLANSTQFGLNGGIGYKFNVSPKFLMLIENSNLLGLTDATNQRSGKHFYMSFNLGAVFKI; this is encoded by the coding sequence ATGAAATATCTAATCTGCATTGGACTTTTAGTAAGTAGTTTATTATGCCATGGTCAAACGAGAGAAAAAGGTGACATAGAGTTCATACCGATAATTGGATATAGCGCATCTTATCAATTACAATCTTTACTTTTTGGCTCATCATCCGTTTCCGGAATCCAATTAGGAACATATGGAAATTATTTTTTTAACAATCAATGGAGTTTACGCGCAGGTTTGTCCTATCAAAAAATGGGAACTAACACTATAGATGCTTTAATTTTTGCGAACGAATATTCCGAAAGAACCACTTACATAACTGTCCCATTGACTGTAAATTATCATTTCGGAACAAAACGAAATTGGTTCGTAAATTATGGAGTAGGTATTGGATTTTTGACCAATGCTGAAGCAGATTATAATGATGGGAATGGATTTGTTGACATAAATAGGTTAGCAAATTCAACTCAATTTGGATTAAATGGAGGAATTGGATATAAATTCAACGTATCACCTAAATTTCTAATGCTGATTGAAAATTCTAATTTACTTGGATTAACAGACGCTACCAATCAAAGGAGTGGAAAGCATTTTTATATGAGCTTTAATCTTGGTGCTGTTTTTAAAATCTGA